One stretch of Brevibacillus laterosporus DNA includes these proteins:
- a CDS encoding membrane-associated protease 1: MGFRLKVEGAETIELGMDNIQTVVYDTDTPDDSNARSTDVGATLRLTGKIITSTDGDSADDTMKLALWSLVPAEKADCYRKVTLEVIAADQVVRKIHMPNAFVVDYTERFGDTEGVGEFVLFIKQKKDKTEFTKIEGGYAV, translated from the coding sequence ATGGGTTTCAGACTAAAAGTAGAAGGTGCAGAAACAATTGAACTAGGAATGGATAACATCCAAACCGTTGTGTATGACACTGACACTCCAGATGACTCAAATGCTAGATCAACAGATGTAGGAGCTACACTACGCCTTACTGGTAAAATCATTACTTCTACCGATGGTGATAGCGCTGATGACACGATGAAGCTAGCTCTGTGGTCCTTAGTTCCTGCTGAAAAAGCGGACTGCTACAGAAAAGTAACACTAGAAGTAATCGCGGCTGATCAAGTAGTTCGCAAAATCCACATGCCAAATGCATTCGTGGTAGATTACACAGAGCGTTTTGGCGATACAGAAGGTGTTGGTGAGTTCGTTCTATTCATCAAACAGAAAAAAGACAAAACCGAATTTACCAAAATTGAAGGCGGCTATGCCGTTTAA
- a CDS encoding J domain-containing protein, translating into MKSYYDILGVSKHASEAELKKAYRQLAKKYHPDVNAGSSEAEQRFKEVHEAYTVLKTEESRAAYDAKLDQRTQKKATSTQGTGQKSTERKTTQGYQGFDPRDMERNFSQFFGFDPKDKKGNLHKNGSSSKNPMDTSAIFQSYFGPRKK; encoded by the coding sequence ATGAAAAGTTACTATGACATACTTGGTGTTTCCAAACATGCCTCCGAAGCGGAGTTGAAAAAGGCGTATCGGCAATTAGCAAAAAAATACCATCCCGATGTGAATGCAGGGAGTAGTGAAGCAGAACAGCGCTTCAAGGAAGTTCATGAAGCTTACACAGTGTTAAAAACCGAAGAGTCACGGGCAGCGTACGATGCGAAGCTGGATCAGCGAACACAAAAGAAAGCTACATCCACCCAAGGAACAGGCCAGAAATCGACGGAACGCAAGACAACACAAGGATATCAGGGATTTGATCCGCGAGATATGGAACGGAATTTCTCCCAATTCTTTGGATTTGATCCAAAAGATAAAAAAGGGAATCTTCATAAAAACGGATCATCGTCTAAGAATCCTATGGATACCTCAGCGATCTTTCAGAGTTATTTTGGACCGCGAAAAAAATAA
- a CDS encoding FHA domain-containing protein: MQAKAKKNHSIWVIIIDVLIFVIAINILYFTFGIQSDPIMKWLVSFLVLISIIFYATQKNKKLLPKQQHKQPEGITKLVLLDEEGERVKEWYIQGETSLVIGKNSRNGEVDIDLSDTEYASLISTHHAVLNHVGGNWFIEDNDSHNGIGIKKANNTRTSKVEVETRQQIHTNDLIYIANTRILVK, encoded by the coding sequence GTGCAAGCAAAAGCGAAAAAGAACCATTCCATCTGGGTCATAATCATTGATGTACTTATATTTGTCATTGCAATTAATATCTTGTATTTCACGTTTGGCATTCAATCAGATCCAATTATGAAATGGTTGGTTAGTTTTCTAGTACTTATTTCTATTATTTTTTATGCTACGCAAAAAAATAAGAAGCTGCTGCCTAAGCAACAACACAAGCAGCCGGAAGGTATTACAAAGTTAGTTTTATTGGATGAAGAAGGCGAAAGAGTAAAAGAGTGGTACATACAGGGGGAAACCTCTTTGGTGATCGGAAAGAACTCCCGCAACGGCGAGGTTGATATAGATCTATCAGATACGGAATATGCATCGCTTATCAGTACTCATCATGCAGTGCTTAACCATGTTGGAGGGAACTGGTTCATTGAGGACAATGATTCTCATAATGGAATTGGAATTAAAAAGGCGAACAACACTCGGACGAGCAAGGTAGAGGTCGAAACAAGGCAACAAATTCATACAAATGATCTCATTTACATAGCAAATACACGAATATTAGTGAAATAA
- a CDS encoding FHA domain-containing protein yields MSLTRCTNGHMFSTRKHGNTCPYCNIVVDQAPRGDNKSQVRQPDEEKTMPYLGETTGIEPVTGWLVCIEGPQQGQDYRIMAEKNFIGRAEEMHIRIIGDNAISRRNHAVIVYDPKKRNFYLLPGDASGLAYHNNEAVYSPVELTAYDVIQLGQSKFIFIPLCGVHFEWENN; encoded by the coding sequence ATGAGTTTAACGAGATGTACGAATGGCCATATGTTTAGCACAAGAAAACACGGTAATACATGCCCCTATTGCAACATTGTCGTAGACCAAGCACCACGGGGAGACAACAAAAGTCAAGTACGCCAACCCGACGAAGAAAAGACCATGCCTTACTTGGGAGAGACAACGGGTATTGAACCTGTGACAGGTTGGTTAGTCTGTATCGAAGGACCACAGCAGGGACAAGATTATCGGATCATGGCAGAGAAGAATTTCATTGGACGAGCAGAGGAGATGCATATTCGCATCATTGGAGATAACGCGATATCTAGGCGCAATCATGCAGTGATTGTCTATGATCCGAAAAAACGTAACTTTTACCTGTTGCCAGGAGATGCGTCCGGACTTGCTTACCATAACAATGAGGCTGTCTATTCACCAGTAGAGTTAACAGCATATGACGTCATTCAGCTTGGTCAAAGTAAATTTATCTTTATCCCGTTGTGCGGCGTCCATTTTGAATGGGAAAACAATTGA
- a CDS encoding serine/threonine-protein phosphatase, producing the protein MNMLGEQEYMPYLLVLAAFVSMLLLFMIRQRLMAPIEEPGIQIGNGQTIGNRDEQDDYFSTATTPIGTLAVLADGISGLSHGRMSSTLAVTLFMREFLNLDHVQNVTSFFTKAARKSNAEIVQQIGGSNGGTTLVAAVVAEDKLYWGAVGDSSIMVFRNGEFIKMNQKHILESVLEERYLSGEITREQATNNPMRKRLINYLGYEQFQNMEICNEPFLLKKRDKVILLSDGVYNTLSEVEMEQILMNTTSPFDAAEEMVAEIERKQLHNQDNATVIILEQGW; encoded by the coding sequence ATGAACATGCTGGGAGAACAGGAATACATGCCATATCTGCTTGTGCTAGCAGCCTTTGTGTCTATGCTACTTCTCTTTATGATACGCCAGCGTCTGATGGCTCCTATTGAAGAGCCGGGCATTCAGATCGGAAACGGTCAAACGATTGGTAATCGAGATGAACAGGACGACTACTTCTCGACGGCGACGACTCCGATTGGCACTCTGGCTGTTTTGGCGGATGGGATCAGTGGGCTTTCACATGGACGGATGTCTAGCACTCTGGCTGTTACGCTATTCATGCGGGAATTTTTGAATCTGGATCATGTACAAAATGTTACCTCTTTTTTCACAAAAGCAGCTCGTAAAAGCAATGCTGAAATTGTGCAACAAATCGGTGGATCAAATGGTGGTACGACGTTAGTAGCGGCCGTTGTGGCGGAAGATAAACTTTATTGGGGCGCTGTGGGGGATAGTAGCATCATGGTGTTTCGTAACGGGGAGTTTATCAAAATGAACCAAAAGCACATCTTGGAATCTGTGCTAGAGGAGCGTTATCTGTCAGGGGAAATCACTAGGGAACAAGCCACCAATAACCCGATGCGCAAGCGACTGATTAATTATTTAGGCTATGAGCAGTTTCAAAATATGGAGATTTGCAACGAACCGTTTCTGTTGAAAAAAAGAGACAAGGTTATTTTATTAAGCGACGGCGTATACAACACGCTCTCCGAAGTGGAGATGGAGCAGATTTTAATGAATACCACATCTCCATTTGACGCAGCAGAAGAGATGGTGGCAGAAATTGAACGCAAACAATTACACAATCAAGATAACGCTACGGTCATTATTTTAGAACAAGGCTGGTAA
- a CDS encoding normocyte-binding protein, whose protein sequence is MKDIILDRLNKLEDLDQRRMLKQLMTGVFVNLVEYQEEMNSKLEKRVFGELEDQQEKHDVYVTICSKDDWDPIHDYLYPMLPEDTLNKTCDMNSLVTQLNKKEEARLFTLFLQCDYPTIKQLLNNNRVFTGKLTTATNTKLINVRLEQNRTYMKEIEQLYTVFQKNSVPWKTVNNPYAYKFFDVILTGCDEQLDESEEILEITVDLEEWESCKRLDKIPLWNIQRLQLKNSGFPTPAMDRVNFEHVLSLRKTGTDHGYLVDGEEENIRYIKRTHDELTIVSPQEKAGIWDVLKIMQPVESKIGKLEYPLVSNKRIDSFLARYARKQAMIVRAKGEIIRIVHSFETADMLELVQVEILEAQRTQGHTYEMNPFISDNVRVERDKKIMRLCFRNRAHLGDTSFILHDLMSFLVSEVQMSFPEYKCEGEWA, encoded by the coding sequence ATGAAAGATATTATTCTTGACCGCTTAAACAAACTGGAGGATTTAGACCAACGCCGTATGCTAAAGCAACTCATGACTGGTGTGTTTGTGAATCTCGTTGAATATCAGGAAGAGATGAACAGCAAATTGGAGAAACGGGTGTTTGGCGAGCTGGAAGATCAACAAGAGAAGCATGATGTGTACGTCACCATTTGTTCCAAAGATGACTGGGATCCAATCCATGATTATTTATACCCAATGCTACCTGAAGATACACTGAACAAAACATGTGATATGAACAGTCTGGTTACCCAATTGAACAAGAAGGAAGAAGCAAGACTGTTTACGCTTTTTTTGCAATGCGATTATCCTACGATTAAACAGCTGTTAAACAATAATCGTGTCTTCACAGGAAAGCTAACTACGGCTACTAACACGAAGCTAATTAACGTCCGACTAGAGCAAAACCGTACCTACATGAAAGAGATCGAACAGCTTTATACGGTGTTTCAAAAAAATAGTGTTCCTTGGAAAACGGTAAACAATCCATATGCTTACAAGTTTTTCGATGTTATTTTAACAGGCTGTGACGAGCAGCTGGACGAATCCGAAGAAATTCTGGAGATTACAGTCGATCTGGAGGAATGGGAGAGCTGTAAGCGGTTGGACAAGATTCCTTTGTGGAACATTCAGCGTCTTCAGCTTAAAAACAGCGGATTTCCGACCCCGGCTATGGATCGGGTTAATTTTGAGCATGTTTTGTCGTTGCGCAAGACGGGCACTGATCACGGATATTTGGTGGATGGGGAAGAAGAGAATATTCGCTACATCAAACGGACTCATGACGAGTTGACTATTGTTTCACCGCAAGAAAAGGCAGGGATATGGGACGTACTTAAGATCATGCAACCAGTAGAGTCTAAAATAGGCAAGCTGGAATATCCACTCGTCTCTAATAAGCGCATTGATAGCTTTCTCGCACGTTATGCCCGTAAACAGGCAATGATTGTGCGGGCAAAAGGAGAAATCATTCGAATTGTTCACTCATTTGAAACGGCAGATATGCTGGAGCTGGTACAGGTGGAGATTTTAGAGGCTCAAAGGACACAAGGGCATACCTATGAGATGAATCCTTTTATTAGCGACAATGTTAGGGTGGAACGGGACAAAAAAATCATGCGCTTGTGCTTTCGGAATCGCGCCCACCTAGGTGATACATCCTTTATTCTGCATGACCTAATGAGTTTTCTAGTTTCAGAAGTACAGATGAGCTTTCCTGAATACAAGTGCGAAGGAGAATGGGCTTGA
- a CDS encoding iron-dependent peroxidase, with protein sequence MGLNYIWDLLIKAERSGMEKKDVQFAPAKVSSPYMELSLVNLNAIEIDQTIEINPYYRFYEIFRDLFDPNIETDVELRNSLFDILIHFLAEIDLMQGMNKREYYIRFLQKDLEAGVFGVSVKDNIHLFNKEEREMIASNLLRLYETGEAVYLLKDTTKKVFTRSTIYANCEEKDELLFYIGQPETPIARAKIELIKDLFLPVRFSTELYWSYHFGIMEVEETMQVDYIALY encoded by the coding sequence ATGGGCTTGAATTACATTTGGGATCTGTTGATTAAGGCAGAGCGGTCCGGTATGGAGAAAAAAGATGTCCAGTTTGCTCCGGCCAAAGTCTCTTCGCCCTACATGGAGCTTAGTCTGGTAAATCTGAATGCAATTGAGATCGATCAAACCATTGAAATCAATCCCTACTATCGGTTTTACGAAATTTTTAGGGATCTATTTGACCCCAATATTGAGACAGATGTAGAACTTCGAAATAGCTTGTTTGATATTCTCATTCATTTCTTAGCAGAGATCGATCTGATGCAAGGCATGAACAAGCGGGAGTACTACATCCGTTTTTTGCAAAAGGATTTGGAAGCAGGCGTGTTTGGGGTCAGTGTGAAAGACAACATCCACCTGTTCAATAAAGAGGAGCGGGAGATGATTGCAAGTAATCTCTTGCGTTTGTATGAAACAGGTGAAGCTGTTTACTTGTTAAAAGACACAACCAAAAAGGTATTTACTCGCTCCACGATATATGCCAACTGTGAGGAAAAGGATGAGCTGCTGTTTTATATCGGTCAACCAGAAACACCGATCGCTCGGGCCAAGATTGAGTTGATTAAGGATTTGTTTTTACCGGTTCGTTTTTCCACGGAACTGTACTGGAGTTATCATTTTGGCATTATGGAAGTGGAAGAAACGATGCAAGTGGACTACATCGCTCTTTACTGA
- a CDS encoding molecular chaperone has translation MNGYSYRLHTDKGRDSSRLLIRYSREELEDMTTFQLRNICYKERLVEGVANTLDREALIHTILKFRGAVDSLLIRSFHKGGFHRVEEAIHTYLKTPMSDQVSIKVPAKVSLYRGLKVDKSDQYQVEANGLMESNVLLINDSMELCGILHVKKCESHTGLYYLAMDRNAELRRTANQNYSLLFFRKQDSEYLYRAYYQDGPLLPANLHYCKVPVTDLEICELEETGAVLAIDFGTSNTTAGAYLDSGYISTPPSHDLLNGRIRLNEINYVRFPDDTEQTTDWVAVVPTIVSVADCREPENIQYHFGYEAISHRKKNGYSSQSSQFHGLKRWVNAYTKTEEIIDMEGNTAYVKRSDILRGFLTYIVEMAEHQFKCRFTHLHISSPVKLKTQFIEMFSEILPQYQIESTDALDEGMAVLYNTIADQIEKNRFLDGEEYKALVIDCGGGTTDLSSCQFSILDGHISYKIDIHTTYENGDTNFGGNNITYRILQFMKIVFANYYTKRRTDTDIDELITIPATDLFRYVDDYGVGAVYENFEASYRGADRIIPTQFKLYENRSQEEYQRVRNNFYFLWELAENMKKEFFRKTGILRNRFQSVSNEDSDNDLKITKMDRWFLSVLHQEVFKEEYEFPNVVFTIREISQLIRADIYEIVRKFLDEYYQDGRLQDFSIIKLTGQSCRIDVFREALKEFVPGRSIEFKQKMEERGKVSDLKLACLRGSLRYLSAKKSGFIEPSITNHAPIIPYSVSAFTHNQHEKTLINSLERANQVQGFISRPIAVREIQFYLKDANGNPRHHYVFINQPESYTQMVYEQIASIYPGKIPQDDTDSIINGEVKFFVFTDEKSWGFYVVPVARQNEQLYLGKKQFFAFENDLSELDFFDGLK, from the coding sequence ATGAACGGATACTCGTATAGATTGCATACGGACAAAGGGCGAGATAGCAGTCGTTTACTGATCAGATACTCGCGAGAAGAGCTGGAGGATATGACCACCTTCCAATTGCGTAACATCTGTTATAAAGAGCGATTGGTTGAAGGGGTTGCCAATACGCTGGATCGGGAGGCTTTAATTCACACGATTTTAAAGTTCCGTGGAGCAGTGGATAGCCTGTTAATTCGAAGCTTTCACAAAGGTGGATTCCATCGAGTAGAGGAAGCGATACATACCTATTTAAAAACTCCCATGTCTGATCAGGTTAGTATCAAAGTTCCAGCAAAAGTGTCTTTGTACCGTGGACTAAAAGTAGACAAATCGGATCAATATCAGGTCGAAGCGAACGGTCTGATGGAATCCAATGTGCTGCTGATTAATGACAGCATGGAGCTATGTGGGATTTTGCATGTGAAAAAATGTGAGTCACATACAGGGCTTTATTATCTAGCTATGGATCGCAACGCCGAGCTACGGCGAACGGCGAATCAAAACTACAGTTTGTTGTTTTTCAGAAAGCAGGATTCAGAATACCTATACAGAGCCTACTATCAGGACGGCCCATTGTTACCTGCCAACCTGCACTATTGCAAGGTTCCAGTGACAGACCTGGAAATTTGCGAGTTAGAAGAGACGGGAGCTGTTCTCGCTATCGATTTTGGGACATCTAACACAACCGCGGGAGCCTATCTGGATAGCGGATATATTTCCACACCTCCAAGCCATGACTTATTAAATGGACGAATACGCCTGAATGAGATTAATTATGTGAGGTTCCCTGATGATACGGAGCAGACGACCGATTGGGTGGCAGTTGTTCCGACAATCGTTAGTGTAGCAGACTGTCGGGAGCCAGAGAATATCCAGTATCATTTCGGCTATGAAGCCATTTCTCATCGCAAAAAAAATGGATACAGTAGCCAATCCTCTCAATTCCATGGTCTAAAAAGATGGGTAAATGCTTACACGAAGACAGAAGAAATTATAGATATGGAAGGCAACACGGCTTATGTCAAGCGAAGTGACATCCTACGCGGTTTCCTCACCTATATTGTGGAAATGGCAGAGCATCAATTTAAATGCCGCTTTACACACTTACATATCTCAAGCCCAGTCAAATTAAAAACGCAATTTATTGAAATGTTTAGCGAGATTTTACCTCAGTACCAGATTGAATCCACAGATGCGCTGGATGAGGGCATGGCAGTACTCTACAATACCATAGCGGATCAGATCGAGAAAAATCGTTTTCTGGATGGCGAGGAATATAAGGCGTTAGTGATCGATTGCGGAGGTGGTACGACAGATTTGTCTTCCTGCCAGTTCTCGATTTTAGATGGACATATATCCTACAAGATTGATATACATACGACCTATGAGAATGGCGATACCAACTTTGGTGGCAATAACATCACATACCGTATCTTGCAATTCATGAAAATTGTCTTTGCTAATTACTATACGAAAAGGCGAACGGATACAGATATTGATGAACTCATTACGATCCCAGCGACCGATCTTTTTCGCTATGTGGATGATTACGGTGTGGGGGCTGTCTACGAAAACTTTGAAGCGAGTTATCGTGGGGCAGATCGTATCATTCCGACACAGTTTAAGCTGTATGAAAACCGTTCACAGGAAGAATATCAACGCGTGCGCAACAACTTTTACTTTCTATGGGAACTCGCTGAGAACATGAAAAAAGAATTCTTCCGTAAGACAGGTATCTTGCGAAATCGATTTCAGTCTGTGTCTAACGAGGATTCAGACAATGATCTGAAAATCACTAAAATGGATCGTTGGTTCTTGTCTGTACTTCATCAAGAGGTTTTCAAAGAGGAGTATGAATTTCCTAATGTGGTCTTTACCATCAGGGAAATCAGTCAGTTGATCCGCGCAGACATCTATGAGATTGTGCGTAAATTTTTAGATGAATATTACCAAGATGGCCGCTTACAGGATTTTTCAATCATTAAACTAACGGGCCAATCCTGCCGTATTGATGTGTTCCGTGAGGCGTTAAAAGAATTTGTGCCGGGGCGCAGTATTGAATTTAAACAAAAAATGGAAGAAAGAGGAAAGGTATCTGATCTTAAACTGGCATGTCTGCGTGGCTCTCTTCGCTATCTGAGTGCCAAAAAATCTGGATTCATCGAGCCCAGCATAACGAATCATGCGCCAATCATTCCATATTCTGTGAGCGCATTTACACATAACCAACACGAAAAAACGTTAATCAACAGCTTAGAACGAGCCAATCAGGTACAAGGCTTCATTTCACGCCCGATCGCAGTCAGAGAGATTCAGTTCTATTTAAAGGATGCGAACGGAAATCCGCGCCATCATTACGTGTTTATCAATCAGCCTGAGAGCTATACACAGATGGTGTACGAGCAGATCGCAAGCATCTATCCAGGTAAAATCCCGCAGGACGATACAGATTCTATTATTAATGGGGAAGTTAAATTCTTTGTTTTTACAGATGAAAAGAGCTGGGGTTTTTACGTAGTGCCTGTTGCTAGACAAAACGAGCAGCTTTATCTAGGCAAGAAACAGTTCTTTGCGTTTGAAAACGATCTGTCTGAGTTGGATTTCTTTGATGGGTTGAAGTAA
- a CDS encoding DNA and RNA helicase, with protein MFTHLYPNFNKGRILKTDMLANLRDYPRDFLDIQYKDYSDGIISGSDVRIGAQSISITPGIVKHSGRLYLLKEEHELMYQANNRETLVKIRFHEQLTENDFTINRSEIVLDEQVELGHNELELGRFKLKEGAKLRSEYQSFVDLATEYNTFITIYVPYASETHSTLAPAIMRYFARELVNGTNLTAFDISFALLCLNEGTVNREVILTYLANRLGTGFKEYSNGQIHKYLGRILDEVRGGGKARADMRQGGLHRMIVD; from the coding sequence TTGTTTACCCATCTGTATCCCAATTTTAACAAAGGTCGCATATTAAAAACTGACATGCTTGCCAATCTTCGAGATTACCCACGTGATTTTCTCGATATTCAATACAAAGATTATTCAGATGGGATCATCTCAGGATCAGACGTACGTATTGGCGCGCAAAGTATCTCGATTACACCGGGAATCGTTAAGCATTCTGGTCGCTTGTATTTGTTAAAGGAAGAGCATGAGCTTATGTACCAAGCCAACAATCGAGAAACCTTGGTTAAAATCAGGTTCCATGAACAGCTGACAGAAAACGACTTCACGATTAACAGGTCTGAAATCGTGCTGGACGAACAGGTGGAGCTTGGTCATAACGAACTAGAATTAGGTCGTTTTAAGCTAAAAGAAGGGGCCAAGCTACGCTCCGAATACCAAAGCTTTGTTGATTTGGCTACGGAATACAACACGTTTATTACGATTTATGTTCCCTATGCAAGTGAGACACACAGTACGCTCGCTCCGGCCATCATGCGGTATTTTGCTAGGGAGCTGGTGAATGGAACGAATCTGACAGCGTTTGATATCAGTTTCGCTCTGCTATGTCTTAACGAAGGGACGGTCAATCGGGAGGTCATCCTTACCTATCTTGCTAACCGATTGGGCACGGGCTTCAAGGAGTACAGCAATGGGCAGATTCATAAATATTTGGGGCGCATTTTAGATGAGGTAAGAGGTGGGGGCAAGGCAAGAGCTGATATGCGTCAGGGTGGTTTGCATCGAATGATTGTGGACTGA
- a CDS encoding pentapeptide repeat-containing protein, which produces MDKTEAMPHFMTNVVEPARLRALMRLEQDFQTNKNALATQWTIAFQRICKQLGGEQIRKDKASIGHITFSLLRTELAVGRAIYLVEATDSSWFFDRNPCQTEYDASWALAYLEQLKAEINGGSKAYMGAITLPDVEQLILREAVHFHQYVIQLARYALPMAIQSQEFVELSIEDIVEIRVGEYMDVSEVVYKIDRRTRDAQSVRDWIAEGSKQEYAYEVFDRLDLSKGEYSELDFRYSRFEQSDLSASRCNGCVLIGTRWNHSRLADADFSHSMLSGADFCQSELTGADFRGIQASQGLLEPDSWEMPGFWEITFAEANVEGASFVGAQLAGAKFSRANLVDVNFAGADLADVSFTDANLRGAVFVGASIVAVDFTGADVEGATFSARDRGNVNLDEQQQATVIWMEAESEGAYLDELFYSVPR; this is translated from the coding sequence ATGGACAAGACAGAAGCGATGCCTCATTTTATGACAAATGTAGTGGAGCCAGCACGATTGAGAGCATTAATGCGCCTAGAGCAGGATTTTCAGACAAACAAAAACGCATTGGCTACACAATGGACGATTGCTTTTCAACGCATCTGCAAACAGCTAGGTGGCGAACAGATTCGAAAGGACAAAGCAAGTATTGGGCATATCACCTTTTCGTTGTTGCGGACGGAATTAGCAGTAGGGCGAGCGATTTATTTGGTGGAGGCGACAGACAGCTCTTGGTTTTTTGATCGGAATCCTTGCCAAACAGAATACGATGCTAGCTGGGCTTTAGCGTATTTGGAACAGCTGAAGGCTGAAATTAATGGCGGTAGTAAGGCGTATATGGGTGCTATTACGCTTCCAGACGTGGAGCAATTGATATTGAGAGAAGCCGTTCATTTTCATCAGTACGTGATTCAGTTGGCTAGGTATGCGTTGCCTATGGCGATTCAATCTCAGGAATTTGTGGAGCTATCCATAGAGGATATCGTTGAAATACGTGTCGGCGAATACATGGATGTTAGCGAAGTTGTATATAAAATAGATCGACGCACGCGAGATGCCCAATCTGTTAGGGACTGGATCGCTGAAGGCAGCAAACAGGAGTATGCCTATGAAGTTTTTGACCGTTTAGACCTGTCAAAAGGAGAGTATTCCGAGCTAGATTTTCGCTATTCGCGTTTTGAACAAAGTGATCTATCTGCTAGTCGATGTAACGGCTGTGTATTAATTGGCACACGATGGAATCATTCACGACTAGCTGATGCAGATTTTTCCCATAGTATGTTGTCTGGTGCGGATTTTTGTCAGAGTGAGTTAACAGGGGCAGACTTCCGAGGAATCCAAGCTTCTCAGGGGTTGTTGGAACCAGATAGCTGGGAAATGCCGGGCTTTTGGGAGATTACCTTTGCAGAAGCGAATGTGGAGGGAGCTAGTTTTGTCGGGGCTCAATTGGCGGGAGCTAAATTTTCCAGAGCCAATCTAGTAGACGTAAATTTTGCTGGAGCAGATTTGGCAGACGTCAGCTTCACAGATGCTAATTTACGTGGAGCTGTGTTTGTCGGGGCTAGCATAGTTGCTGTCGATTTTACTGGAGCGGATGTAGAAGGTGCAACCTTTTCAGCACGAGATCGAGGCAATGTGAATTTAGACGAGCAGCAACAAGCCACTGTTATTTGGATGGAAGCCGAGAGCGAGGGGGCGTACCTAGATGAATTATTTTATTCTGTCCCAAGATAA
- a CDS encoding serine protease has translation MNYFILSQDNRLLDAVEPVGLTSLLTKEMLTEEKVHVLDELVLQVPIQQKEYVTYVDYIQRPIPLLSDRLKQLVVKYVPKMMCKAVVLADREQMRQDLYWVFVSPSLACLSDQTEFYQDGTVKRLMLDPDKIGRRTFFRIDGIREEHLVVNLGLAESILRRDFTGIQLQKIELEVQREDEMKWPS, from the coding sequence ATGAATTATTTTATTCTGTCCCAAGATAATCGCCTGTTAGACGCTGTGGAGCCTGTAGGACTTACTAGCCTTTTAACCAAAGAGATGCTAACCGAGGAGAAGGTGCATGTCTTAGATGAACTGGTATTGCAGGTCCCGATTCAGCAGAAAGAATATGTCACCTACGTAGATTATATCCAACGCCCCATCCCATTGTTGTCAGATCGATTAAAACAATTGGTGGTCAAATATGTACCGAAGATGATGTGCAAGGCTGTGGTACTGGCAGATCGGGAGCAGATGAGACAGGATTTGTACTGGGTGTTTGTGTCCCCGAGTCTAGCCTGCCTATCAGATCAAACCGAGTTTTATCAGGACGGAACAGTAAAACGGCTCATGTTAGATCCGGACAAAATTGGTAGACGAACGTTCTTCCGCATAGATGGCATTCGTGAAGAGCATCTTGTAGTGAATCTGGGACTGGCGGAAAGTATTTTGCGTCGGGACTTTACAGGCATCCAGCTTCAAAAAATAGAGCTGGAGGTCCAGAGAGAGGATGAGATGAAATGGCCCTCATAG
- a CDS encoding DUF4280 domain-containing protein, with product MALIEDVEIAGGEGAKKSYVVAGAILTCTFGTQKSRLKTPLSHGVFVKDKAQMNIKDFVPNVNIMPFGRCGNLANPEVAAATEANGGYLKRMPCMPIVTMPWIGGKENKLIEDAPVLLNDCTNMCLHCGGQISIIDDGQELD from the coding sequence ATGGCCCTCATAGAAGACGTGGAAATAGCAGGTGGGGAAGGAGCCAAGAAAAGCTATGTGGTGGCAGGCGCTATCCTTACTTGCACCTTTGGCACCCAAAAAAGTCGCTTGAAAACCCCGTTAAGCCATGGCGTATTTGTCAAGGACAAGGCTCAAATGAACATCAAGGATTTTGTTCCTAATGTGAATATCATGCCCTTTGGTAGATGCGGTAACTTAGCAAATCCGGAGGTAGCAGCGGCGACGGAAGCAAACGGTGGTTACTTAAAGCGTATGCCATGCATGCCAATTGTAACCATGCCGTGGATTGGGGGCAAGGAAAATAAGCTTATCGAGGATGCCCCGGTTCTTCTCAACGATTGTACTAACATGTGCTTACATTGTGGTGGACAAATAAGCATCATCGACGACGGACAGGAGTTGGACTAA